The proteins below come from a single Candidatus Flexicrinis affinis genomic window:
- a CDS encoding sugar ABC transporter permease, with amino-acid sequence MTTTTPPLTRDLQRRQSRMLKLLDSERFLASAMLLPAVIYIVLLVGIPLITAILFSFSDATMASPEIDGLSFNTFGAVLNDPVFRRSLGNSIGFTIISQASMVVLGNILALALMKNFPGKWFVRLLILLPWATPIAIGSIGWLWMYDSVYSPIDWIFRQIGLLGMQGDRVGLISPAPNMYWLGQYGPFSVILVQIWRMLPMSTVILMAGLSSIPQDVKDAAEVDGVGFWRTYFQVTIPLIRPIILVAFLFGVIFTFTDMTIIHVLTRGSSDNSTQVLASYAYYKGIDGGNLSQGAATAIFMLPVLLGLAMILLRIARRSEVR; translated from the coding sequence ATGACGACGACAACCCCGCCCCTCACGCGCGACCTGCAGCGCCGTCAAAGCCGGATGCTCAAGCTGCTCGACTCGGAGCGCTTTCTCGCGTCGGCGATGCTGCTCCCGGCTGTGATCTACATTGTGCTGCTGGTGGGAATCCCGCTGATTACCGCGATCCTGTTCAGCTTCAGCGACGCCACGATGGCCAGCCCGGAAATCGACGGACTCAGCTTCAACACGTTCGGGGCGGTGCTCAACGACCCGGTATTCCGCCGCTCGCTGGGCAACTCGATCGGCTTCACGATCATTTCTCAGGCGTCGATGGTGGTGCTTGGGAATATCCTCGCTTTGGCCTTGATGAAGAATTTCCCCGGGAAGTGGTTCGTCCGCCTGCTGATTCTGCTGCCGTGGGCCACGCCGATCGCGATTGGCTCGATCGGGTGGTTGTGGATGTACGACTCGGTGTACAGCCCGATCGACTGGATCTTCCGGCAGATCGGTCTGCTCGGCATGCAGGGTGACCGTGTCGGCCTGATCTCACCCGCACCCAATATGTACTGGCTCGGGCAGTATGGGCCGTTTTCGGTCATCCTCGTGCAAATCTGGCGCATGCTGCCGATGTCGACCGTCATCTTGATGGCCGGGCTGTCATCGATCCCGCAGGACGTCAAGGACGCGGCCGAGGTCGATGGCGTGGGTTTCTGGCGCACGTACTTCCAAGTCACGATCCCGCTGATCCGTCCGATCATCCTCGTGGCGTTCTTGTTCGGCGTGATCTTTACGTTCACCGACATGACCATCATCCACGTGCTCACGCGCGGAAGCTCGGACAACAGCACACAAGTGCTGGCAAGCTACGCCTACTACAAAGGCATCGACGGCGGCAACCTCTCGCAGGGGGCGGCAACCGCCATCTTCATGCTGCCGGTGCTGCTCGGTCTCGCGATGATTCTGCTGCGCATCGCGCGGCGGTCGGAGGTGCGCTGA
- a CDS encoding carbohydrate ABC transporter permease: MAEKTSVKVYRPHIPSPARRRVNRLGRGGLQAVIIAFFTIFAAFPFYWMLIATFKTNQDLYRPINNPFIFNQSPTLDNLKLLFNETNYAVWIGNSIFIGIAVVLITLLLAVPAAYALARLSGRLGEQLGILMFMVYLIPPTLLFIPMSRVITLLGLRDSIWSLILVYPTFTVPFCTWLLMGFMKSIPADIEEQATVDGYTRFGGVVRVIMPLALPGLLTVVVFSFTLTMHEFIYALAFVSVSAQKVISIGVTSELIRGDVYFWQSIMSAGIIVAIPVALIYNIFLNRFVAGFTLGAVKG, from the coding sequence ATGGCCGAAAAGACGAGCGTCAAGGTGTACCGGCCGCACATCCCCTCCCCGGCACGGCGGCGCGTCAACCGGCTTGGTCGGGGCGGGCTCCAGGCCGTGATCATTGCGTTCTTTACGATCTTCGCGGCCTTCCCGTTCTACTGGATGCTGATTGCGACGTTCAAGACCAATCAGGACCTGTATCGGCCGATCAACAACCCGTTCATCTTCAACCAGTCCCCGACGCTCGATAATCTCAAGCTGCTGTTCAACGAGACGAACTACGCCGTGTGGATCGGCAACAGCATCTTCATCGGCATCGCCGTCGTGTTGATCACACTGCTGCTGGCCGTCCCGGCCGCGTATGCCCTCGCGCGGCTCTCCGGCCGTTTGGGCGAACAGCTCGGCATCTTGATGTTCATGGTATACCTGATCCCGCCGACCCTGCTGTTCATCCCGATGTCTCGCGTGATTACGCTGCTCGGCCTGCGCGACTCGATCTGGTCGCTGATCCTCGTGTATCCCACTTTCACCGTGCCGTTCTGCACGTGGCTGTTGATGGGCTTCATGAAGTCGATTCCGGCCGACATCGAAGAACAGGCGACCGTCGACGGCTACACGCGGTTCGGCGGGGTCGTCCGCGTGATCATGCCGCTGGCGCTGCCGGGTCTGCTGACCGTCGTGGTCTTCTCGTTCACGCTGACCATGCACGAGTTCATCTACGCGCTGGCGTTCGTCAGCGTGAGCGCACAGAAGGTCATCAGCATCGGCGTAACGAGCGAATTGATCCGCGGCGACGTCTACTTCTGGCAGTCGATCATGTCCGCCGGCATCATCGTCGCGATCCCGGTCGCGCTCATCTACAACATCTTCCTCAACCGGTTCGTTGCAGGGTTTACGCTCGGCGCCGTCAAAGGCTGA
- a CDS encoding ABC transporter ATP-binding protein: MAVVETAKLSKHFGDVKAVDGIDITIKEGEFLVLLGPSGSGKTTLMRMIAGLEKPTGGTIKIGDRVVNDLPPRLRNVAMVFQSYALYPHMSVFNNIAFSLRPLGMTRQQIDDKVQWAARMFSIDHLLNRKPRQLSGGQRQRVALARAIVREPDVFLLDEPLSNLDAKLRALARDELKQFQRQLGVTTIYVTHDQVEAMGMGDRVAVMSDGLIHQLGTPQVLYELPADTFVATFLGTPPMNLVETDSCLLGFRPENFLPEAVHPDTPNPMVIDFHLTRVEFLGSERLLYGTIESADGPVKVVGELPSVIDYTPEPGAICPMTVDRRHLSYFDKSTGQRIAPTPFALRSLRDTASTA, translated from the coding sequence ATGGCGGTTGTCGAGACGGCGAAGCTGTCCAAACACTTCGGTGACGTCAAAGCAGTAGACGGCATCGACATCACAATCAAAGAGGGCGAGTTTCTGGTGCTTCTCGGCCCCTCGGGAAGCGGCAAGACGACACTCATGCGGATGATCGCCGGCCTCGAAAAGCCCACCGGCGGCACAATCAAGATTGGCGACCGCGTCGTCAACGACCTACCGCCCCGCCTTCGCAACGTGGCGATGGTCTTTCAGAGTTACGCACTCTACCCGCACATGTCGGTGTTCAACAACATCGCATTCAGCCTGCGCCCGCTGGGCATGACCCGTCAGCAGATCGACGACAAGGTGCAGTGGGCGGCGCGCATGTTCAGCATTGACCACCTGCTCAACCGCAAGCCGCGACAGCTTTCCGGCGGTCAACGTCAGCGCGTGGCGCTGGCGCGGGCCATCGTGCGCGAACCCGACGTATTCCTGCTGGACGAGCCGTTGTCCAACCTCGACGCCAAGCTGCGAGCGTTGGCCCGTGACGAGCTCAAACAGTTTCAGCGGCAGTTGGGCGTTACGACGATCTACGTCACGCACGATCAGGTCGAGGCGATGGGCATGGGCGACCGTGTCGCGGTCATGAGCGATGGCCTGATCCACCAGCTCGGCACGCCCCAAGTCCTCTACGAACTGCCCGCCGACACATTTGTGGCAACATTTTTGGGCACGCCGCCGATGAATCTGGTCGAGACGGACTCGTGTCTGCTCGGCTTTCGGCCGGAAAACTTCCTGCCCGAAGCGGTGCATCCCGACACGCCGAACCCCATGGTTATCGACTTTCACCTGACGCGGGTCGAGTTTCTCGGCTCCGAACGCCTGCTGTACGGCACGATCGAAAGCGCCGACGGGCCGGTCAAGGTCGTGGGCGAGCTGCCGTCGGTGATCGACTACACGCCGGAGCCGGGCGCAATCTGCCCGATGACGGTCGACCGCCGTCATCTGAGCTACTTCGACAAGTCCACCGGCCAGCGCATCGCCCCGACGCCCTTCGCGCTCCGCAGCCTGCGCGACACGGCCAGCACGGCGTAG
- a CDS encoding extracellular solute-binding protein has protein sequence MAKKDLIRGVSRRSFLKSVGVGGAAFAAGSLPSLRPQAEPRFQAPSQQLSGDLRILQWSHFVPQYDKWFDPFTRVWGDMVGVNVSVDHVNLADIPGAAAAEIAAGEGHDLIEYLFPPSNLEPAVLDLTDVNEEADRRFGTRVDLTRRSTYNPTTGKYYGYCHSWVPDPANYRRSMWAAAGYENGPATWADLLEGGTRIRNEQGIQMGIGMSNELDSNLAVRAVLWAFGATEQDANENVTINSPETIAALEFMKNLYENCMTPEVFSWTAASNNQLLVAGQASYILNSISAYRTAAEVDYNIADDIAFGPPLLGPTGIGLVSEHVIPIYIIPNHARNPDAAKEFMLHLTANSDSIVFNSKLYNFPTYFDLVPELTRDGGWLDLDPFGGRPVDKLAVLRDAPNWSTVIGHPGPANPAIGEVFNTFILVQMFSAVARGEMTPEQAAADAEAKMVPIFERWKAEGLMGGGA, from the coding sequence ATGGCCAAGAAAGACTTGATCCGAGGTGTCAGTCGTCGTTCCTTCCTAAAGTCAGTCGGTGTCGGAGGTGCCGCCTTCGCCGCCGGGTCTTTACCGAGCCTTCGTCCGCAAGCAGAACCTCGCTTTCAGGCGCCGTCTCAACAACTCTCAGGTGATCTCCGAATCCTCCAATGGAGTCACTTCGTCCCGCAGTATGACAAATGGTTCGATCCGTTCACCCGCGTTTGGGGCGATATGGTCGGCGTCAACGTGTCTGTCGATCACGTCAACTTGGCCGACATACCGGGCGCAGCCGCAGCCGAAATCGCCGCGGGCGAGGGCCATGATCTGATCGAATACCTGTTCCCGCCGTCGAACCTTGAGCCTGCGGTCTTGGACTTGACCGACGTCAACGAAGAGGCCGACCGGCGCTTCGGCACGCGCGTGGACTTGACCCGCCGTTCGACGTATAACCCGACCACCGGCAAATACTACGGCTACTGCCACAGTTGGGTGCCCGATCCGGCCAACTATCGCCGCAGCATGTGGGCCGCGGCGGGCTATGAGAATGGCCCAGCCACGTGGGCGGACCTGCTCGAGGGCGGCACCCGCATCCGCAACGAGCAGGGCATTCAAATGGGCATCGGCATGTCCAACGAGCTTGACAGCAACCTCGCCGTGCGCGCCGTGCTGTGGGCGTTCGGGGCCACCGAGCAGGATGCAAACGAGAACGTCACGATCAACTCGCCGGAGACGATCGCGGCGCTCGAGTTCATGAAGAACCTGTACGAGAACTGCATGACCCCGGAAGTGTTTAGCTGGACGGCTGCGTCCAACAACCAACTTCTTGTGGCCGGGCAGGCATCGTACATCCTGAACTCGATTTCTGCATACCGCACGGCCGCCGAGGTGGACTACAACATCGCCGACGACATCGCCTTCGGCCCGCCGCTGCTCGGCCCAACCGGCATCGGCTTGGTCAGCGAACACGTTATCCCCATCTACATCATCCCGAACCACGCCCGTAACCCGGACGCGGCCAAGGAGTTCATGCTGCACCTGACCGCCAACAGCGACAGCATCGTGTTCAACAGCAAGCTGTACAACTTCCCGACCTACTTCGACCTCGTGCCGGAGCTGACGCGGGATGGTGGCTGGCTCGACCTCGACCCGTTCGGTGGCCGTCCGGTCGATAAGCTGGCGGTGCTGCGCGATGCGCCGAATTGGTCGACCGTAATCGGGCATCCCGGCCCGGCCAACCCGGCCATCGGCGAAGTGTTCAACACCTTCATCCTCGTGCAAATGTTCTCCGCTGTCGCACGCGGCGAGATGACGCCGGAACAGGCCGCGGCCGACGCCGAAGCCAAGATGGTTCCGATCTTCGAACGCTGGAAGGCGGAAGGTTTGATGGGCGGCGGCGCGTAG